The DNA segment GTAGCCTGACCTATTCTCTTGGCAGCGCTCAACATTGCCTCTATCATCCTAGACTCATCTGCACCCGCCGAGATAAGAACAGCCGCAAACATATCGCCTGCCATTCCTCCACTGGGATCTATTAACAACTTCATCACTATCTAATTTTGCAAAACCTTAATAAGCTACGCAAATCACAAGCACACCCTACTGTACCTGATCATATACTACGCCATACCGGTTTTATATTTAAACTTTATTACTCAACAATCAACTACAAATGTGTTTTAGCGGATCCCGAAACCAATTTATTAATTTCATTCAGTTCCCTACTACTCAAATAGCGCCATTTACCAACAGGCACATCCAGCTTCACATTCATAATCCTTACTCGCTTCAGTTTTGTTACTTCATAACCTAAATATTCACTCATTCTTCTAATCTGCCTATTCAGCCCTTGAGTAAGCACGATTCTAAACTCAAACTTCCCCGTCTTTTCAACCATACACTTCTGGGTAACCGTATCCAATATGGGCACTCCATTCCTCATCCGTCTCAAAAACATATCCGTTAGCGGTTTATCAACCTGAACAAGGTATTCTTTCTCATGATTATTTCTTGCGCGAAGGATTTTATTCACAATATCACCATCACTGGTGAGAAAAATCAAGCCTTCACTCGGCTTATCAAGTCTGCCTATGGGAAAAATTCGCTTGGGATAATTGATATAATCAATAATATTATTCTTTTCAACACGTGTATCGGTAGTACAAACAATACCTATGGGTTTATTAAACACAATATAAACTGGTTTATCCTTGGTTTCAGCAACCAGCTTCCCCCTCACACGCACCTCATCCCCCTCACAAACTTTTGTTCCCATTACAGGCACCTTTCCATTAATGGTCACCTTTTGAGCATCAATTAATTTATCCGCTTCGCGACGTGAACAATACCCCACTTCGCTCAGGTATTTATTTATCCTAGTAGGCTGCATATCTACCATATTTCATATCTGTTAAAACCCTAAACCACACACAAAAGTTACACTATTTTGCATAGCAAACACTAACACACACCATGCCTTGCACAAGATAAGAAAAAACAAACAAGTGCACATAAACATCCCCCAAGAAGCCACCAAAAATCATATTTTACCATCTCTTCAATTACATTCAATGACCACACAAGCCGGCATATCATAATCTCATCACACTAACAAGGCATTTTACGAATCAAAAATGTATTTAACAACGGGGCTCGCAATATGTTGTAGAATACATTTTTCAACCCATACATTTTGAGCAAATTATTATACTTTTGCACATCGTCTAGCAATTAAAGAAAAATATCTCTAAATAAATTAAAATGCAGTATAAAAGTGTAAGTGCAGAAGAAGCTGTAAAAGTAATTAAAACGGGAGACAGGGTACATTTAAGTAGTGTGGCCGTAACTCCCCATAAACTAATTAAGGCCATGGTTGAGCGTGGCCGCAACAAGGAATTTTACGATGTAAAAATCCAACACATCCACATCGAAGACAAGGTAGACTTTGCTAATCCAGAGTTCGAAGGAGTTTTTGTTTCAGAACAATTTTTCGTAGGAGGAAACTTGCGCAAGCAAACACAAGCAGGATATGCCGATTACATACCTGCATTTTTAAGTGAAACGCAAAAATTAATCCGTGAAGGCTATTTAAAAGTAAATGTAGCCATGGTGATGGTTTCACCTCCAGACAAGCATGGTTTTGTTTCTTTAGGAACATCCGTAGATGCCACTAAGGCAGCTATTGAATCTGCTGATACAGTTATTGCTTTAGTGAACCCTAATGTTCCACGTGCTTGGGGTGATGCTATCTTTCACATGAGTGAAATTGACATTTTTGTTGAAGATGATAGCCCCCTATTTATTCACGACATGGGTCAATTAACCGAAACAGATATCGCCATTGGTAAAAATGTAGCCGAATTGATTGAAGACGGAGCTTGTCTTCAAATGGGTATTGGCGGTATTCCCAACGCCGTACTGGCCCAATTGGGTAATCACAAAGATTTAGGGGTACACACAGAAATGTTTGCCGACGGTATCCTTCCCTTGGTAGAAAAAGGGGTGGTAAATGGAAAACGCAAACAAATAGACCAAGGGAAAATGGTAGCCTCTTTCCTTATGGGTTCTCAAAAACTTTACGATTTTGTGGATGACAACCCTATGGTAGCTATGATGGATGTAAAACACACCAACAGTGTGGATGTAATCCGTAAAAACCATAAAGTAACAGCTATCAATTCGGCCTTAGCCATTGACATTACCGGTCAGGTGTGTGCAGATTCTATTGGTACCAAACATTACTCGGGTGTAGGCGGACAAATTGATTTCATTAGAGGAGCAGGATATTCCGAAGGGGGTTTACCTATCATTGCCATGCCATCAGTAACAGCCAAAGGATTGTCTAAAATTTCTCCTATTTTGTTACCGGGTTCGGGCGTTGTAACCACGCGAGCTAACATGCACTGGTTCGTGACTGAGTTTGGAGCTGTGAACCTTTATGGAAAAACAATGCAGGAGAGAGCCAGACTCATTACTTCTGTAGCCCACCCTGATCACCAGGAAGAACTGGACAAAGCAGCCTTTGATCGTTTCGGCCCTCACTTTCATTATGTAAATAAAAATATCTAAACCATTTATTCTCAATTTAAAATGAGAATTTTAGTATAGTATATTCAGACACTTCTATATTTCAAGGGCCGTTCAATTTGAACGGCCTTTTTTATGTCCAATTTTTTTTAAATTATATCGTAAAACAGAACATTCAAGAATCACGCACAAAAATTGGGTCTGTTAAATAGTGGCTGCAAGAAAACGACTGTTTTTTCTGTCTTTGATAAGAAAGCTTCAAAGACTAAATAAAAACGGATAAAATAAACTGTGAAAGAAGAATTATCACCGGAGCTACCGGCTCTATTTTTACCAGAAGGGATATTAAGTTGGTGAGTTCCATATGGCCATTGAAAGATTAGCATATCGAAACAAAGAAAGAATAACTTGACAAATCCTCCATATTTCATTATATTTATCTAAATAATGCCAAAACGAAACAACTCCACTTATGACTATCGAAAACCCTTATTTCTATAAGTATCAAGACATTGACTACTTAAATTTCAGTAAACGTTTATTTCCCATTCTTGAGCAACTCGAGGTTGAAACACTGG comes from the Saccharicrinis fermentans DSM 9555 = JCM 21142 genome and includes:
- the rluF gene encoding 23S rRNA pseudouridine(2604) synthase RluF — translated: MVDMQPTRINKYLSEVGYCSRREADKLIDAQKVTINGKVPVMGTKVCEGDEVRVRGKLVAETKDKPVYIVFNKPIGIVCTTDTRVEKNNIIDYINYPKRIFPIGRLDKPSEGLIFLTSDGDIVNKILRARNNHEKEYLVQVDKPLTDMFLRRMRNGVPILDTVTQKCMVEKTGKFEFRIVLTQGLNRQIRRMSEYLGYEVTKLKRVRIMNVKLDVPVGKWRYLSSRELNEINKLVSGSAKTHL
- a CDS encoding acetyl-CoA hydrolase/transferase family protein, whose amino-acid sequence is MQYKSVSAEEAVKVIKTGDRVHLSSVAVTPHKLIKAMVERGRNKEFYDVKIQHIHIEDKVDFANPEFEGVFVSEQFFVGGNLRKQTQAGYADYIPAFLSETQKLIREGYLKVNVAMVMVSPPDKHGFVSLGTSVDATKAAIESADTVIALVNPNVPRAWGDAIFHMSEIDIFVEDDSPLFIHDMGQLTETDIAIGKNVAELIEDGACLQMGIGGIPNAVLAQLGNHKDLGVHTEMFADGILPLVEKGVVNGKRKQIDQGKMVASFLMGSQKLYDFVDDNPMVAMMDVKHTNSVDVIRKNHKVTAINSALAIDITGQVCADSIGTKHYSGVGGQIDFIRGAGYSEGGLPIIAMPSVTAKGLSKISPILLPGSGVVTTRANMHWFVTEFGAVNLYGKTMQERARLITSVAHPDHQEELDKAAFDRFGPHFHYVNKNI